One Phaseolus vulgaris cultivar G19833 chromosome 11, P. vulgaris v2.0, whole genome shotgun sequence genomic window carries:
- the LOC137835377 gene encoding uncharacterized protein → MHEALVASQARNEELNRVNKELRKALQGQKEHATGDKSTPPSPPRNFPMPFSQEIMDTVVPANAVAVKASFTGVEDPKAHLTAFHTQMMLSGGSDAVYCKVFMSTLSGIALEWFVSLPTGHITTFQQFSKMFVKQYIVNKAPPLVSYDLFDVRQYQGQSLKNFLNRFGAQIVRLPGKDKDMFVHAFKKGVLPGPFSESLIKSHPATFAEIRRRVVAHIAAESEVSEKRGNVAPAKPHAQTRIQPQRVMEAAARKKDQRMHHPYDPKKSKGKGPGRPRESNRPPRYEFVMGLADLNRTRGVSSTRALATPSIRAWLWDTNSPSWSSVGS, encoded by the coding sequence ATGCACGAGGCACTAGTGGCCTCACAGGCTAGAAATGAAGAGCTTAACAGAGTCAATAAAGAGTTACGTAAAGCCCTTCAGGGACAGAAGGAGCATGCGACTGGGGACAAATCTACACCCCCGTCCCCACCGCGTAATTTTCCAATGCCGTTTTCTCAGGAGATCATGGACACGGTGGTCCCTGCAAATGCGGTAGCAGTGAAAGCATCTTTCACCGGGGTGGAGGATCCTAAGgctcatctcacggcgtttcacacgcagatgatgctctcgGGCGGTTCAGATGCAGTCTACTGCAAGGTGTTCATGAGTACTCTCAGTGGAATAGCGCTGGAGTGGTTCGTCAGTCTGCCTACCGGCCACATTACCACCTTCCAGCAGTTCTCCAAGATGTTCGTCAAGCAGTACATAGTAAATAAGGCACCGCCGTTGGTGtcttacgatctgttcgatgtgAGGCAGTATCAAGGGCAGTCTCTGAAGAATTTTTTGAACAGATTCGGGGCTCAGATTGTTCGCTTGCCAGGTAAGGATAAAGATATGTTTGTGCATGCCTTCAAAAAAGGCGTGTTGCCTGGACCGTTTAGTGAATCGTTGATCAagagccaccccgccacgttcgctgaaatccggcgacgtgtcGTGGCTCACATTGCCGCTGAGAGCGAAGTttccgagaagagaggaaatgtgGCTCCAGCTAAGCCACACGCTCAGACGAGGATTCAGCCACAGAGGGTGATGGAGGCGGCGGCAAGGAAGAAGGATCAAAGGATGCATcatccttacgatccaaagAAGAGCAAGGGGAAGGGGCCGGGGCGGCCTAGAGAGTCTAATCGCCCGCCGAGGTACGAGTTTGTGATGGGATTGGCTGACCTAAACCGGAcgcgtggtgtgagttccacaagagctttggccactccatcaattcgtgcttggctttggGATACAAACTCGCCGAGTTGGTCAAGTGTGGGTTCTTGA